In Curtobacterium sp. MCPF17_002, one genomic interval encodes:
- a CDS encoding helicase HerA-like domain-containing protein, giving the protein MSDAVDQARAAAAAARSAADEARRLADEAAARAEELAAALEAAAEPVPDADSAPTAVEATTPEAAAASTTGAVPPGGPLGEAAVTAVRDGYTVEGSALQLGALVNGAARPDVQVRIPLGMLNRHGLVAGATGTGKTRTLQVLAEQIAANGVPVFAADIKGDLSGLAVAGQANDKLLARTTGIGQTWQGVASQAEFYSLGGQGTGVPVRATVSGFGPLLLSKVLGLNATQESSLGLVFHYAERAGLPLVDLSDLRSVLTFLVSDAGKGELAELGGLSKQSAGVILRELITFADAGADRFFGEPEIDTQVFLRTAADGRGIVSLLEVPGVQDQPEVFSTFLMWLLADLFNELPEVGDQDKPKLVFFFDEAHLLFSGASKDFTDQIIRTVRLIRSKGVGIFFVTQTPKDVPNDVLAQLGSRIQHQLRAHTPDDAKALRATVSTYPTSDYDLGEVLTSLATGEAIVTVMNEKGAPTPVAWTRLRAPEGSMDAMPADEMAARVQASPLLVTYGTALDPDSAYEMLARRMEAAAAEAAAADAQEDAAQRAADAEEEAARAAATAAREAAAAEKQEARERAAAQKEYERAQREFERAERAADARRTKRTSSRSTSRTTSSRKANDPLSDLLGSGLGGTIAREVVQGIFSTLRRRR; this is encoded by the coding sequence ATGAGCGACGCGGTGGACCAGGCCCGAGCAGCAGCAGCGGCGGCGCGGTCCGCCGCGGACGAGGCACGGCGGCTCGCCGACGAGGCCGCGGCGCGGGCCGAGGAGCTCGCCGCGGCGCTCGAGGCGGCCGCCGAACCGGTGCCGGACGCGGACTCCGCACCCACGGCGGTGGAGGCGACCACCCCGGAGGCCGCGGCGGCGTCGACGACCGGCGCCGTGCCTCCAGGCGGTCCCCTCGGTGAGGCGGCGGTGACCGCCGTCCGCGACGGGTACACCGTCGAGGGCAGCGCCCTGCAGCTCGGGGCCCTCGTCAACGGTGCGGCCCGGCCCGACGTGCAGGTCCGCATCCCGCTCGGCATGCTCAACCGGCACGGCCTGGTGGCCGGAGCGACCGGGACCGGCAAGACCCGCACGCTGCAGGTCCTCGCGGAGCAGATCGCCGCGAACGGGGTGCCCGTCTTCGCCGCCGACATCAAGGGCGACCTCTCCGGGCTCGCCGTCGCGGGGCAGGCGAACGACAAGCTCCTCGCACGCACCACCGGGATCGGCCAGACGTGGCAGGGCGTGGCCAGTCAGGCCGAGTTCTACTCGCTCGGCGGCCAGGGCACCGGGGTGCCGGTCCGTGCCACCGTGTCCGGCTTCGGACCGCTGCTGCTGTCGAAGGTCCTCGGGCTGAACGCGACCCAGGAGTCCTCGCTCGGACTCGTGTTCCACTACGCCGAACGGGCCGGGCTGCCCCTCGTCGACCTGTCCGACCTCCGGAGCGTCCTGACGTTCCTCGTGAGCGACGCGGGCAAGGGGGAACTCGCCGAGCTCGGTGGGCTGTCGAAGCAGTCGGCCGGGGTGATCCTCCGCGAACTCATCACCTTCGCCGACGCCGGAGCCGACCGGTTCTTCGGCGAGCCCGAGATCGACACGCAGGTGTTCCTCCGCACCGCCGCCGACGGCCGGGGGATCGTCAGCCTGCTCGAGGTCCCCGGGGTGCAGGACCAGCCCGAGGTCTTCTCCACGTTCCTCATGTGGCTGCTCGCCGACCTGTTCAACGAGCTGCCCGAGGTCGGCGACCAGGACAAGCCGAAGCTCGTGTTCTTCTTCGACGAGGCGCACCTGCTGTTCAGCGGGGCCTCGAAGGACTTCACCGACCAGATCATCCGCACCGTCCGGCTCATCCGGTCGAAGGGCGTGGGGATCTTCTTCGTCACCCAGACCCCGAAGGACGTACCGAACGACGTGCTCGCGCAGCTCGGCTCCCGCATCCAGCACCAGCTCCGCGCGCACACCCCGGACGACGCCAAGGCGCTCCGGGCGACCGTGTCGACGTACCCGACGAGCGACTACGACCTGGGGGAGGTCCTCACCTCGCTCGCCACCGGCGAGGCGATCGTCACCGTGATGAACGAGAAGGGCGCGCCGACCCCCGTGGCGTGGACGCGTCTGCGTGCCCCCGAGGGGTCGATGGACGCGATGCCCGCCGACGAGATGGCCGCGCGGGTGCAGGCGTCGCCGCTCCTGGTGACCTACGGCACCGCGCTCGACCCGGACTCCGCGTACGAGATGCTCGCCCGGCGGATGGAGGCGGCCGCTGCCGAAGCGGCGGCGGCCGATGCGCAGGAGGACGCGGCGCAACGCGCGGCCGACGCCGAGGAGGAAGCGGCCCGTGCCGCGGCGACGGCCGCGAGGGAAGCCGCCGCCGCGGAGAAGCAGGAGGCGCGGGAGCGTGCCGCCGCCCAGAAGGAGTACGAGCGGGCGCAGCGGGAGTTCGAGCGCGCCGAGCGGGCCGCCGACGCCCGTCGGACGAAGCGGACCTCGTCGCGCTCGACGTCGCGGACGACGAGCTCGCGGAAGGCGAACGACCCGCTGTCCGACCTGCTCGGGTCGGGGCTCGGCGGAACGATCGCACGGGAGGTCGTGCAGGGGATCTTCTCGACGCTGCGTCGGCGGCGCTGA
- a CDS encoding cystathionine beta-synthase — protein sequence MRYANSVLDLVGDTPLVKLNRVTEGVRATVLVKVEYLNPGGSSKDRIATRIIDAAEASGELQPGGTIVEPTSGNTGVGLALVAQQRDYRCVFVLPDKVGEDKRNVLTAYGAEIVVTPTAVPPEHPESYYSVSDRLVREIPGAYKPNQYANPNGPRSHYETTGPEIWRDTEERITHFVAGVGTGGTISGTGRFLKEASDGRVRIVGADPEGSVYSGGTGRPYLVEGVGEDFWPAAYDAGVPDEIIAVSDADSFAMTRRLAREEGLLVGGSSGMAVVAALRAARDLTEDDVVVVLLPDGGRGYLGKIFNDRWMRSYGFAETDDERTVGSLIAGKDGRLPDLVHAHPSDTVREVVDIMTKYGVSQMPVLSAEPPVVIGEVVGAVEEKALLEQVFTGSAKMADALSGFVGDPLPLIGVGESVSAARRGLESVDALLVVEDGKPVTVLTRHDLLTYLSE from the coding sequence GTGCGTTACGCGAACTCCGTCCTCGACCTCGTCGGCGACACCCCGCTCGTCAAGCTCAACCGGGTGACCGAGGGGGTGCGCGCGACCGTGCTCGTCAAGGTCGAGTACCTCAACCCCGGCGGATCCTCGAAGGACCGGATCGCCACCCGGATCATCGACGCGGCCGAGGCCTCCGGCGAGCTGCAGCCCGGTGGCACGATCGTCGAGCCGACCTCGGGCAACACCGGGGTGGGGCTCGCCCTCGTCGCCCAGCAGCGCGACTACCGCTGCGTGTTCGTCCTGCCGGACAAGGTCGGCGAGGACAAGCGGAACGTCCTCACGGCGTACGGCGCCGAGATCGTCGTGACGCCCACCGCGGTCCCGCCGGAGCACCCCGAGTCCTACTACTCGGTGTCCGATCGGCTCGTCCGCGAGATCCCCGGCGCCTACAAGCCGAACCAGTACGCGAACCCGAACGGCCCGCGCAGCCACTACGAGACCACCGGTCCGGAGATCTGGCGCGACACCGAGGAGCGCATCACGCACTTCGTCGCGGGCGTCGGCACCGGCGGCACCATCTCGGGCACCGGGCGCTTCCTCAAGGAGGCCTCCGACGGCCGCGTCCGCATCGTCGGCGCCGACCCCGAAGGGTCCGTCTACTCGGGCGGCACCGGCCGTCCGTACCTGGTCGAGGGCGTCGGCGAGGACTTCTGGCCCGCCGCGTACGACGCCGGCGTGCCGGACGAGATCATCGCCGTGTCGGACGCCGACTCGTTCGCGATGACCCGTCGCCTCGCCCGTGAAGAGGGCCTGCTCGTCGGTGGCTCGAGCGGCATGGCCGTCGTCGCCGCGCTCCGTGCGGCCCGCGACCTCACCGAGGACGACGTCGTCGTGGTGCTCCTGCCGGACGGCGGTCGCGGCTACCTCGGCAAGATCTTCAACGACCGGTGGATGCGCTCCTACGGCTTCGCGGAGACCGACGACGAGCGGACCGTCGGTTCGCTCATCGCCGGGAAGGACGGCCGGCTGCCCGACCTCGTTCACGCGCACCCGTCCGACACCGTCCGCGAGGTCGTCGACATCATGACGAAGTACGGCGTCTCGCAGATGCCCGTGCTCAGCGCGGAGCCGCCGGTCGTCATCGGCGAGGTCGTCGGCGCGGTCGAGGAGAAGGCACTGCTCGAGCAGGTCTTCACCGGGTCCGCGAAGATGGCGGACGCGCTGTCCGGCTTCGTCGGCGACCCCCTGCCGCTCATCGGCGTCGGTGAGTCGGTCTCCGCCGCTCGTCGGGGTCTCGAGTCCGTCGACGCGCTCCTCGTCGTCGAGGACGGCAAACCCGTCACCGTCCTGACCCGCCACGACCTCCTCACCTACCTGTCCGAGTAA
- a CDS encoding cystathionine gamma-synthase, with protein sequence MTEFSTRAVHAGQEPDGPTGAVIPPIHLTSTYVQDGIGGMRNGYEYSRAGNPTRDSLQTLLADLDGGVAAYSFASGLAAEDALLRAALVPGARVVMGNDVYGGTHRLVSRLHVPWGVELVVVDMSELDQVRAALVGAPAQTVLWVETPTNPLMKIADIAALATLGHESGALVVVDNTFASPYLQQPLSLGADVVVYSTTKYLGGHSDVVGGAVVLADEELAAKVQFLQFGAGAISSPFDAFLTTRGIKTLAVRMERHSQNAQAVAEALVAADGVERVYYPGLSDHPGHEVAARQMRGFGGMLSVALSGGPEAARRFAESTELFALAESLGGVESLIGYPSEMTHASVKGTELAVPENVVRLSVGIEDAGDLVADLQQALTR encoded by the coding sequence ATGACCGAGTTCAGCACCCGCGCCGTCCACGCCGGCCAGGAGCCCGACGGCCCCACCGGAGCCGTCATCCCGCCGATCCACCTGACCTCCACGTACGTGCAGGACGGCATCGGCGGCATGCGGAACGGGTACGAGTACTCCCGTGCCGGCAACCCCACCCGCGACTCGCTGCAGACGCTCCTCGCCGACCTGGACGGCGGTGTCGCGGCCTACTCGTTCGCCTCGGGGCTCGCCGCCGAGGACGCCCTGCTCCGTGCGGCGCTCGTCCCCGGCGCCCGTGTCGTGATGGGCAACGACGTCTACGGCGGCACGCACCGTCTGGTCAGCCGCCTGCACGTGCCGTGGGGCGTCGAACTCGTCGTCGTCGACATGAGCGAACTCGACCAGGTGCGCGCCGCACTCGTGGGCGCTCCGGCGCAGACCGTGCTGTGGGTGGAGACGCCGACGAACCCGCTCATGAAGATCGCCGACATCGCGGCGCTCGCGACCCTCGGGCACGAGTCCGGCGCCCTCGTCGTCGTCGACAACACCTTCGCGTCGCCGTACCTGCAGCAGCCGCTGTCGCTCGGCGCCGACGTGGTCGTGTACTCGACGACGAAGTACCTCGGGGGACACTCCGACGTCGTCGGCGGCGCGGTCGTCCTCGCCGACGAGGAACTCGCGGCGAAGGTCCAGTTCCTGCAGTTCGGCGCCGGTGCGATCTCCTCGCCGTTCGACGCCTTCCTGACGACCCGCGGCATCAAGACGCTCGCGGTGCGGATGGAGCGGCACTCGCAGAACGCGCAGGCCGTCGCCGAGGCGCTGGTCGCAGCCGACGGTGTCGAGCGCGTCTACTACCCGGGTCTGTCCGACCACCCGGGGCACGAGGTCGCGGCGCGGCAGATGCGCGGCTTCGGCGGCATGCTCTCGGTCGCGCTGTCCGGCGGCCCCGAGGCTGCGCGGCGCTTCGCGGAGTCGACAGAGCTGTTCGCGCTCGCCGAGTCGCTCGGCGGGGTGGAGTCGCTCATCGGCTACCCGTCCGAGATGACCCACGCGTCGGTGAAGGGCACCGAGCTGGCCGTGCCGGAGAACGTCGTCCGGCTGTCGGTCGGCATCGAGGACGCCGGCGACCTGGTCGCGGACCTGCAGCAGGCACTCACGCGCTGA
- a CDS encoding TetR/AcrR family transcriptional regulator — translation MVDARILHTTAALGEAIMRLAADRPVSRITVADVTRAAGINRATFYSHAVSPGSLLADVLTPELDRIREDDAEARRAAAARGAGADELAAITRRGINAVVEHVVTHRDIYAKALPDPEDASLHRLLVDHFTESSAQHIRSLDAGDRPELLDDVAAGFVAQGFVGAIEAWLAGPRRARKALVDTIVLSFPSWWR, via the coding sequence ATGGTGGATGCCCGGATCCTGCACACGACCGCCGCCCTCGGCGAAGCGATCATGCGGCTCGCGGCCGACCGCCCCGTGTCCCGGATCACCGTCGCCGACGTCACCCGCGCCGCCGGGATCAACCGCGCGACCTTCTACTCGCACGCCGTCTCCCCCGGGTCGCTCCTCGCCGACGTCCTCACGCCGGAACTCGACCGCATCCGCGAGGACGACGCCGAGGCCCGACGTGCCGCCGCCGCCCGCGGTGCCGGCGCGGACGAGCTCGCGGCGATCACCCGTCGCGGCATCAACGCCGTGGTCGAGCACGTGGTCACGCACCGGGACATCTACGCGAAGGCCCTGCCGGACCCGGAGGACGCCTCGCTGCACCGGCTCCTCGTCGACCACTTCACCGAGTCGAGCGCGCAGCACATCCGGTCCCTCGACGCGGGCGACCGCCCCGAGCTGCTCGACGACGTCGCCGCGGGGTTCGTCGCGCAGGGGTTCGTCGGTGCGATCGAGGCCTGGTTGGCCGGACCGCGGCGGGCCCGCAAGGCACTGGTCGACACGATCGTGCTGTCGTTCCCGTCCTGGTGGCGCTGA
- a CDS encoding MFS transporter, translated as MSTAATRTSLFSGPYALATVGMVAIVAVAAFQNLAMTTVMPEISRDLDGETLYALAFAAPLAAGVPGMVLAGNWTDRAGGRVVAWVSAGLFAVGTAIVMLAPTMEVFLAGRLVEGFGAGAIDVVLYVLVARIFPAELHGPVFAGFAAAWVVPALIGPALAGIVTDVWNWHWVFAGALVIAVGAFSLLVPTLGRLHPPAAALRPAWQRSRIGWSVAAAVAILLLNIAPDLGAWARVAAVVIGLVGTWFALRPLLPAGTFRAAPGLPSVILLRGLVAASFFGSEAYVPFLLQAKDGLSASAAGLALTVAALSWAGASWVHGRLGEDRLTAARTFGVGLTLVLVSLLTALAVASLALPWWLLVVGWFVGGAGMGAIYPRTSMLTLRFSGEGDDGFASSALTIADASGSVIGLAVTGLLFIGTGGADGTVSFPLVFAGMVVIAALAVAAVRRLGPVPGPASATRANG; from the coding sequence GTGAGCACCGCCGCGACGAGGACCAGTCTGTTCAGCGGCCCGTACGCGCTCGCCACCGTCGGCATGGTCGCGATCGTCGCCGTCGCGGCGTTCCAGAACCTCGCGATGACGACGGTGATGCCGGAGATCAGCCGTGACCTCGACGGTGAGACCCTGTACGCGCTCGCGTTCGCCGCGCCCCTGGCCGCCGGGGTGCCCGGCATGGTGCTCGCCGGCAACTGGACGGACCGTGCCGGCGGTCGCGTCGTCGCGTGGGTGTCCGCCGGCCTCTTCGCCGTCGGCACCGCGATCGTCATGCTCGCCCCCACCATGGAGGTGTTCCTCGCCGGACGCCTGGTGGAGGGCTTCGGCGCCGGGGCGATCGACGTCGTCCTCTACGTGCTCGTCGCCCGCATCTTCCCCGCCGAGCTGCACGGCCCGGTGTTCGCCGGGTTCGCGGCCGCCTGGGTGGTGCCGGCGCTGATCGGCCCGGCGCTCGCCGGCATCGTCACCGACGTGTGGAACTGGCACTGGGTCTTCGCCGGGGCGCTCGTCATCGCCGTCGGCGCGTTCAGCCTGCTCGTGCCCACCCTCGGCCGCCTGCACCCGCCGGCGGCTGCACTGCGTCCGGCGTGGCAGCGTTCCCGGATCGGCTGGTCGGTCGCCGCCGCGGTCGCGATCCTGCTCCTCAACATCGCGCCGGACCTCGGTGCCTGGGCCCGCGTGGCCGCCGTCGTGATCGGGCTGGTGGGGACGTGGTTCGCCCTCCGCCCGCTGCTGCCCGCCGGGACCTTCCGGGCCGCTCCGGGGCTGCCGTCGGTGATCCTCCTCCGCGGCCTCGTCGCCGCGTCGTTCTTCGGGAGCGAGGCGTACGTGCCGTTCCTGCTGCAGGCGAAGGACGGCCTGTCCGCCTCGGCCGCCGGACTCGCGCTGACCGTGGCGGCGCTGAGCTGGGCCGGGGCGAGCTGGGTGCACGGTCGACTCGGGGAGGACCGGCTCACCGCGGCCCGGACGTTCGGCGTCGGGCTGACCCTCGTGCTCGTCAGCCTGCTCACCGCCCTGGCCGTGGCGTCGCTGGCGCTGCCGTGGTGGCTGCTCGTCGTCGGCTGGTTCGTCGGCGGTGCGGGCATGGGCGCGATCTACCCGCGGACGTCGATGCTGACGCTCCGGTTCTCCGGCGAGGGCGACGACGGGTTCGCGAGCTCGGCCCTGACGATCGCCGACGCCTCGGGCAGCGTGATCGGGCTCGCGGTCACCGGGCTGCTGTTCATCGGGACGGGTGGTGCCGACGGGACGGTGTCGTTCCCGCTCGTGTTCGCGGGGATGGTCGTCATCGCGGCCCTGGCCGTCGCCGCCGTGCGTCGACTCGGTCCGGTACCCGGCCCGGCGTCGGCGACCCGTGCGAACGGGTAG
- a CDS encoding multidrug effflux MFS transporter, with amino-acid sequence MTAPATTGSLRVVLHPGDSLSRRQRLVYVFVLGALTALGPFTIDLYLPAFPSIKDQFGITDGAVQLTLTATTLGFAIGQLLVGPWSDKVGRRLPLIIATSVHVAASVGAALAPNVEVLALFRVLQGMGASAGGVVAMATVRDLFGGKPLVRMLSRLAMVNGLAPILAPLIGSQMLRFVSWHGVFVFLACYGAAVVLASVLLIVETLPPARRHESGHSTMRQRYRALFSDRIFVGVALIGAMVFSGLFSYLSASPFLFQGLYGLDAQQYGLLFAVNSVGVVIGVQVSARLAQRVGPQWILACSTATLFLAAVAIMVLDQLGAGLVGVLIPLWFFIAACGFSFPLVQVIGLAAHGKEAGTAASVLGALNFGVAGIISPVVGWIGITTATPMAAVMACTSAVGIALLWGVVRPRTVPALTH; translated from the coding sequence GTGACCGCGCCCGCCACCACCGGTTCGCTCCGGGTCGTCCTGCACCCGGGAGACTCGCTCTCCCGCAGGCAGCGACTCGTCTACGTCTTCGTCCTGGGCGCGCTCACCGCGCTCGGGCCGTTCACCATCGACCTCTACCTGCCGGCGTTCCCGTCGATCAAGGACCAGTTCGGCATCACCGACGGGGCCGTCCAGCTCACCCTGACGGCGACGACGCTCGGGTTCGCGATCGGGCAGCTGCTCGTCGGCCCGTGGAGCGACAAGGTGGGCCGTCGCCTGCCGCTCATCATCGCGACGTCGGTGCACGTCGCGGCCTCGGTCGGCGCGGCGCTCGCGCCGAACGTCGAGGTCCTCGCGCTCTTCCGCGTGCTGCAGGGGATGGGCGCCTCGGCCGGCGGCGTCGTGGCGATGGCGACCGTGCGCGACCTGTTCGGTGGGAAGCCGCTCGTCCGGATGCTGTCCCGCCTGGCGATGGTGAACGGCCTCGCGCCGATCCTCGCGCCGCTCATCGGCTCCCAGATGCTCCGGTTCGTCAGCTGGCACGGGGTGTTCGTGTTCCTCGCCTGCTACGGCGCCGCCGTCGTCCTGGCGTCCGTGCTGCTCATCGTCGAGACCCTGCCGCCGGCCCGTCGGCACGAGTCCGGCCACTCCACCATGCGGCAGCGCTACCGCGCCCTGTTCTCGGACCGCATCTTCGTGGGGGTCGCGCTCATCGGGGCGATGGTCTTCAGCGGACTGTTCTCCTACCTCAGCGCGTCGCCGTTCCTGTTCCAGGGCCTCTACGGCCTCGACGCGCAGCAGTACGGGTTGCTCTTCGCGGTGAACTCCGTCGGCGTCGTCATCGGGGTGCAGGTGTCGGCCCGGCTGGCGCAACGCGTCGGGCCGCAGTGGATCCTGGCGTGCTCGACCGCGACCCTGTTCCTCGCCGCGGTCGCGATCATGGTCCTCGACCAGCTCGGTGCGGGGCTCGTCGGCGTGCTCATCCCGCTGTGGTTCTTCATCGCCGCGTGCGGGTTCTCGTTCCCGCTCGTGCAGGTCATCGGCCTCGCCGCGCACGGGAAGGAAGCGGGCACCGCCGCCTCGGTGCTCGGTGCGCTGAACTTCGGCGTCGCCGGGATCATCTCGCCCGTGGTCGGGTGGATCGGCATCACGACCGCCACCCCGATGGCCGCGGTGATGGCCTGCACGTCGGCGGTCGGCATCGCGCTCCTCTGGGGCGTCGTCCGCCCGCGGACCGTGCCGGCGCTCACGCACTGA
- a CDS encoding S53 family peptidase — MQRRPPTPGRSTPSTSRTRTTAIALTTAACTIGAVLFAAGPADAATRHTLPDSTPTWATSANDTGAVAATTDVEGEVYLPLQDQRGAEALATAVSTPGNARYRKPLTPAAWIARYAPTKADADQVTGFLRAQGLTITAVPASHEFVVFRGAASVVNSVLGTSLHAYRHAGRTLVAPSTAPTLPTAVAGLVSGVSVDQGRLLTHPELVQQGETPATSTPARSLRQQATAPTGIQAKCSTFDGEHTATVPAAYGKTSVHTFACGYVPKQIRSAYGVDGLAAKGIQGQGQTVAIIDAYASPSIVHDTNSSSAQNGEPALTSATFAQRIPSPSQFTDQALCQQPSGWQGEETLDVQSVHAVAPAAKILYVGGTNCGGGLDVAMSKVLDQGLANLVSNSYGDVGENVPLASIRGQENLHVQAAGEGIGLYFSSGDNGDESASLGSAQPDFPASSPWVTSVGGTSLGIGAKGRKTFETGWGDVLDQIVTSDRGNVYSTPLPGGLVGGGAGGGRSTLFAQPAYQKGVVPASLAGGERVSPDLAALADPYTGFSIGIRPITDDSTLAVGEFVNETYGGTSLASPLTAAMSALVQQSTHTRLGFANPTLYATARVAPTAFSDVRPPSSPIALAYTSATSGKDYLVTLDHDTSLTTAKGYDDVTGLGAVSFTGLTQVARQ, encoded by the coding sequence GTGCAACGACGCCCACCGACCCCCGGTCGGTCCACCCCCTCCACGAGCCGGACGCGCACCACCGCGATCGCGCTCACCACCGCCGCGTGCACGATCGGCGCGGTGCTCTTCGCCGCAGGTCCGGCCGACGCCGCTACCCGGCACACCCTGCCGGACTCCACCCCGACGTGGGCCACGAGCGCGAACGACACCGGCGCGGTCGCGGCCACCACCGACGTCGAGGGCGAGGTCTACCTGCCGCTCCAGGACCAGCGCGGTGCCGAAGCCCTCGCCACGGCGGTGTCGACCCCGGGCAACGCCCGGTACCGCAAGCCGCTGACCCCGGCGGCGTGGATCGCGCGGTACGCACCGACGAAGGCGGACGCCGACCAGGTGACCGGGTTCCTCCGGGCGCAGGGGCTCACCATCACGGCGGTGCCGGCGAGCCACGAGTTCGTGGTGTTCCGCGGCGCGGCCTCGGTCGTGAACTCGGTGCTCGGCACGTCGTTGCACGCGTACCGGCACGCCGGCCGCACCCTCGTCGCACCGTCGACCGCGCCGACGCTCCCCACCGCCGTCGCGGGCCTCGTCAGCGGCGTGAGCGTCGACCAGGGCCGGCTCCTCACCCACCCGGAGCTCGTCCAGCAGGGGGAGACCCCGGCGACCTCGACCCCGGCTCGGTCGCTGCGGCAGCAGGCGACCGCGCCGACCGGCATCCAGGCGAAGTGCTCGACCTTCGACGGGGAGCACACCGCGACCGTCCCGGCGGCGTACGGGAAGACGAGCGTCCACACCTTCGCGTGCGGGTACGTCCCGAAGCAGATCCGCTCCGCGTACGGCGTCGACGGTCTCGCCGCGAAGGGCATCCAGGGGCAGGGGCAGACCGTCGCGATCATCGACGCGTACGCCTCGCCGTCGATCGTCCACGACACGAACAGCTCCTCGGCCCAGAACGGCGAACCGGCACTGACGAGTGCGACCTTCGCGCAGCGCATCCCGTCGCCGTCGCAGTTCACCGACCAGGCGCTCTGCCAGCAGCCGAGCGGGTGGCAGGGCGAGGAGACCCTCGACGTGCAGTCCGTGCACGCCGTCGCCCCCGCCGCGAAGATCCTCTACGTCGGCGGCACGAACTGCGGTGGTGGCCTCGACGTCGCGATGTCGAAGGTCCTCGACCAGGGCCTGGCGAACCTCGTCAGCAACAGCTACGGCGACGTCGGTGAGAACGTGCCGCTCGCGAGCATCCGCGGCCAGGAGAACCTGCACGTCCAGGCCGCCGGCGAGGGCATCGGCCTGTACTTCTCGAGCGGTGACAACGGCGACGAGTCCGCGTCGCTCGGCAGCGCCCAGCCGGACTTCCCGGCGTCGAGCCCGTGGGTGACCTCGGTCGGCGGCACGAGCCTCGGCATCGGTGCGAAGGGCCGCAAGACCTTCGAGACCGGGTGGGGCGACGTGCTCGACCAGATCGTCACGAGCGACCGCGGCAACGTCTACTCGACGCCGCTCCCGGGCGGCCTGGTCGGCGGTGGTGCCGGCGGTGGCCGGAGCACGCTCTTCGCCCAGCCGGCGTACCAGAAGGGCGTCGTCCCCGCGTCGCTCGCCGGTGGCGAGCGCGTCTCACCGGACCTCGCGGCGCTCGCCGACCCGTACACCGGGTTCTCGATCGGCATCCGTCCGATCACGGACGACTCCACGCTGGCCGTGGGCGAGTTCGTCAACGAGACCTACGGCGGCACCTCGCTGGCCTCGCCGCTGACCGCGGCGATGTCGGCGCTCGTCCAGCAGTCGACGCACACGCGGCTCGGCTTCGCCAACCCGACGCTGTACGCGACGGCTCGCGTCGCCCCGACGGCGTTCAGCGACGTCCGCCCGCCGTCCTCGCCGATCGCACTGGCCTACACCAGCGCGACCTCGGGCAAGGACTACCTCGTCACGCTCGACCACGACACGTCGCTCACCACCGCCAAGGGGTACGACGACGTGACCGGGCTCGGTGCGGTGTCCTTCACCGGCCTGACGCAGGTCGCGCGGCAGTAG